Below is a window of Leptospiraceae bacterium DNA.
TACTTTTATTGTATCCCCGGACTCTAAGAGTTCCCCCACGCTTGCAACTAACGCAGTGTTTTTTTTCTCTCGAAAGTATTCTATTCGTCCAAGGCTAGTAGATATTTTAGCTATTGGACTTGCTTGTATTGATTCTTTTTTCTTTTTAGCAACGACCGATTTCTTTCCTTTTTCTTGGGAATAAATTGGAGCGGCTAAAGTTAAAAAGCAAACTGAAAGTAAGAACATTTTTTTCATATTAATTCTATCCAAAATATTCTTTCCATTTTTTGTCTGCTTCACTTCCGAATAAAATCTTACATGCTTCTTTAAGACCAGTTGATTTTTTTAAATCGTCTTTCTTTACAACTAAGGAGATCTTAGAACGACGACGTAAAAAGTCTTCTAGCTTTGTAATCATCTCTCTGCGGGAAGCTTCTTCCAATTCTGCGCGAATGTATTCAGTTCCTTCGATTAATACTTTTACCCGTTCTGGGTTCTCGCGGATATCGTCGAGTATCCCCAAAGCCTGTGAGCCATATCTTCTCCAAAGTCTTTTAGATAAAGGCTCACTTGATTCAGAATGAGTCATTTCATCTAGGTTCATTAATTTTGCTTGGTGCAGGAATTCTGTCTTCACGGCATCCGAAGGTTCTCCATACCATTTCTGATCAAAGTAAGGTAATTTAATTCCTAGTTGCTGTGTGTATTCTGCTACTTCATCACCGACATTGATACAATCAGTTAGCTTTCCACCGAAAATACTGATATGCTTATCTTCTTTGTTGACTTCGACTTCATGTTTACGAGATAGTTTTACCCAGTCAGCGGTTTGATCTCCCGTATTGGTTACGACTAAGGGACGCACTCCACATCTTTCGGCAATGATATCTTTTGTTGTTAAAGGATGCGTTAGTTTCACACGCTTATTGATATTTTCTAAAACAAATTCTCTATCTTCCTGTGTGACTTCCGCATAAGTAGAAGTAACCTGTGTATCGGTTGTTCCAATACAAGTTCTATTTCCCATTGGAATTACAAAAAATAAACGCCCGTCATCCGCAAAGAAAGTAAGAATGTGTTTAACTTCTGTTAGCCTCTCTACAATTAAATGAATTCCTTTGCTGAATACATGTCTGTGATTCGTTTTTTGATTTGTTATACCATTGTGCTCATCTACAAAAGGTCCACATGCATTGATTAATACTGTTCCTCTGATTGTAAATGTTTTTCCACTGATTGTATCTTTTGCTTTTACGTTCCATACGTCTCCCGTTTTAGTTGCTCCTTGCGACTCAACGTAATTAGCCGCAATACAACCATAGTTTAAAGCAGCGCGTATAAATAAGAA
It encodes the following:
- a CDS encoding glycerol-3-phosphate dehydrogenase/oxidase, whose amino-acid sequence is MKLRESNLTKLQKENFDVIILGGGINGAVAASALSAKGAKVALIDKGDFAGFTSQSSSNLAWGGIKYMETFEFGLVRKLCMSRNKLMRNYPSTVEEIRFFTTITKGFRHGVLKLYAGTLFYWLMGNFFTKPPKYLTKAMMNQEEDIIKLDNAVGGFEYSDAYLHDNDARFVFLFIRAALNYGCIAANYVESQGATKTGDVWNVKAKDTISGKTFTIRGTVLINACGPFVDEHNGITNQKTNHRHVFSKGIHLIVERLTEVKHILTFFADDGRLFFVIPMGNRTCIGTTDTQVTSTYAEVTQEDREFVLENINKRVKLTHPLTTKDIIAERCGVRPLVVTNTGDQTADWVKLSRKHEVEVNKEDKHISIFGGKLTDCINVGDEVAEYTQQLGIKLPYFDQKWYGEPSDAVKTEFLHQAKLMNLDEMTHSESSEPLSKRLWRRYGSQALGILDDIRENPERVKVLIEGTEYIRAELEEASRREMITKLEDFLRRRSKISLVVKKDDLKKSTGLKEACKILFGSEADKKWKEYFG